The DNA segment GTTCGGCGCGTCGGGGCGTCTCGGCACGGGCGGGCAACATTGGCCGTGGATCTCGCTCGACGACGAGACGCGCGCGATCGAGCATCTGCTGACGTCGGAGCTGTCGGGTGCGGTCAACATCGTGGGACCGACCCCGGCGACGGCCGACCGTGTGCTCTCGGCGCTCGCCGAACGCATGCGCCGTCCCTACGGCATCGCGGTGCCAGAGGTGGCGCTCAAGACCGGTCTCGGCGTGATGGCCGAAGAGCTGCTCCTCGCAAGCCAGAAGGTGCGCCCGCAGCGGCTCCTCGACGACGGATTCCGATTCGAGCATGCGACCGTCGAGCAGGCGATCGACGCGATGCTCAGCTCGCGCGGCGCTCGAGTTCGATAGCGGTCCGGATGGCTCCGCGTGCGCGCCTGCGGTCGCCCGCGGCATCGTAGACGAGCCCCAACCGGAGCCAGGCGCGCCACGAGCCGGGTTCGGATTCTGCGGCGGCCTTGAACCGCTCGAACTCGGCCGTCGCCGCCGCACGGTCGACGCGCCCGCTCTCGGAGACCGGTAGCCCGAGGTCGGCGCCGCCCTCGTCGGAGAGCCGCTCGACGAGGCGCTGCGAGCGGACGCCGAAGTCGAGTTCGCGCCACAGCGCCCACGCGCCGATGATCGGCAGCACGATGAGCGCGACGCCGATCGCGATCGCGATCGGTTCGCCGGTCAGGATGAACTGCACGGCGCGCCAGCCCACGAGCCCGAGGTAGAGGGCGAGGAGCACCCCCATGATGATCGCCGCGGTGCGGCCACTGATGGCCCCCGACTTCGATGCCGACCCGCTCATCGGTCGCTCGAGATGCCGAGGTCGAGGAGCGCGTCGAGGCCGACCGTGACGCCCTCCGCCTCGGGTGCGCGACGCAGCGCGAGCAGGATGCCGGCCTCGTACGAGCTCGGCGAGACGGTCGAATGCGCGATCGTGAGCGTCTCGCCGTCGCCGCCGAGGACGACACGCTGCTCGGCGACGACGCCCGAGAGTCGCAGACTGTGGATGGGGATGCCTCCGACGAGCTGCCCTCGGGCACGCTGGTCGGCGTGCGGGGCCGCGACCGGCCCGCGTTCGCCGCGCGCCGCGGTCATGAGTTCGGCCGTGCGGACAGCCGTGCCCGACGGCGAGTCGACCTTGCCCGCGTGGTGGGCCTCGACGATCTCGATCGAGTCGAAGAACTTGGCGGCGAGCGCCGCGAACGCCGTGCCGAGCACGCTGCCGATCGAGAAGTTCGGCACGAACAGCACGGCAGGCGCGCCCTCGCCCAGTTCGCGGCGGAACGCCTCGATCTCGGAGATGCGCGGGGCCGACCACCCCGACGTGCCGACGACGATCGGAACGCCGATCGAGAGCGAGTGGCGCACGATGTCGGCGCTCGCCGCGGGATGGGTGACGTCGAACGCGACATCCGCCCCGTCGATCGCACTGAGGGGTGTCTCACGACCGAGGGCCGCGTGCAGTTCGAGATCGGGCGCCTCCTCGATGAGTCGGAGTGCGAGCTTACCCATCTTGCCCGTGGCCCCGGCCACGGCGACCCGAATCGTCACGCCGTCGAGCCTACCAAGCGGGGCCGCTGCCCCCTCGCCCCTCCCTCCTCCGCCTCCCCCAGCGCGGCGAAGTCGCGCAAATGATCGGCAAACGCGCCCGATCACGACCACTTGCGCGACTTCGTGGGGAATGGCGGGCGGGAGAGCGGCGGCGACGAGGCCGGCACGGCCGCAATCGGATGTCTCA comes from the Agromyces protaetiae genome and includes:
- a CDS encoding tetratricopeptide repeat protein; amino-acid sequence: MSGSASKSGAISGRTAAIIMGVLLALYLGLVGWRAVQFILTGEPIAIAIGVALIVLPIIGAWALWRELDFGVRSQRLVERLSDEGGADLGLPVSESGRVDRAAATAEFERFKAAAESEPGSWRAWLRLGLVYDAAGDRRRARGAIRTAIELERRAS
- the dapB gene encoding 4-hydroxy-tetrahydrodipicolinate reductase, with the translated sequence MTIRVAVAGATGKMGKLALRLIEEAPDLELHAALGRETPLSAIDGADVAFDVTHPAASADIVRHSLSIGVPIVVGTSGWSAPRISEIEAFRRELGEGAPAVLFVPNFSIGSVLGTAFAALAAKFFDSIEIVEAHHAGKVDSPSGTAVRTAELMTAARGERGPVAAPHADQRARGQLVGGIPIHSLRLSGVVAEQRVVLGGDGETLTIAHSTVSPSSYEAGILLALRRAPEAEGVTVGLDALLDLGISSDR